CGTGGCTGGTCGCGATCGGGCTCGCTTGCCTCGGCGCGCTGCTCGCCGCCGCGGGCGCCGCGCGCGGGCCGACGGCGAGGGCGGCCGGCGTCGCCGCCGGCGCGGCCCTGTTCGCCGTGCCGGCGTACGCCTGGGGCGGCGCGCTGCCGGCCGCCGCGATCGTCTTGATCGCCGCGGCCGTTGCCATCGCCGATCGCCGCGGCGCGGTCGACCGCGTCGCCGCCGAGTTGCACGCGCACCGGGTTGCCTACGCATACCTCGCTCCCGCCGCGCTTGCGATGCTCGTTCTCGTCGCCGTGCCGTTTGCGATCGGCCTCGCGCTCGGCTTCTACGACCACGCCCACGGACAATGGCAGTTCGTCGGCCTGCGCAACTTCGCCGACATCCTGTCCGGCGGGGGCCGATCGTTTTCCGATCCGCTCAACTTCTGGTTCACCCTCGGCGTCACCGTCGCGTGGACCGCGGTCAACGTCGCGCTGCACGTGGTCATCGGCGTGGCCCTGGCGCTGCTGCTGCGCGAACCGTGGCTGCGCGCGCGCGGCGTCTATCGCGTGTTGCTGATCTTGCCGTGGGCGATCCCGAACTACATCACCGCGTTGATCTGGTCGGGCATGTTCCAGAGCGAGTACGGCGCAGTCAACGCGATCCTCACCGCCCTCGGACTCGACAAGGTGTCGTGGTTTTCCCAGTGGGCCACCGCGTTCACCGCGAACGTCACGACCAATACGTGGCTCGGTTTCCCGTTCATGATGGTCGTCGCGCTCGGCGCGCTGCAGACGATTCCGCGCGAGCTGTACGAGGCGGCCGAAGTCGACGGCGCGACCGGCTGGCAGCGCCTGCGCCACATCACCTTGCCGCACTTGCGGCCGGCGATGGTGCCGGCGATCTCGCTCGGATCGATCTGGACGTTCAACATGTTCAACGTCATCTACCTGGTGTCCAACGGACGTCCGGGCGGCAGCACCGATATTCTCGTGACCGAGGCCTACCGGTGGGCGTTCGAACGCAACGAGCGCTACGGCATGGCCGCGGCGTACGCGACCCTCATCTTCGGCGTGCTGCTGTTGTGGATGGCGGTCGGCGCACGACTGCAGCGAAGGGAGCGCGCGCCGTGAGCCGCCGGCCCAAGCCGCTCGCGGCCGCGGCGACCCACGCCGCGCTCACCGCCGTGACCGCCGCCGTGCTGTACCCGGTGGCGCTCGTCGTCAAGAAGGCGTTCGAGCCCGGGCGCGACTTTGCGCTGTCTCCGTCGCCGGTCCCGCGCGAGCTGACGCTGGACAACTTCGCCGCGCTGCTCGGGGCGCGCGGTCCGGCCGGCGAGCTGCTGTTCGCGCGCTACGCGGCCAATTCGGCGATTGCCGCGCTCGCGACGACCGCCGTCGGCGTGCTGCTGGCGTGCACCGCCGCCTACGCGCTGTCGCGCCACCGATTTCGCGGGCGCAACGGAGCGCTCAGCGCGTTCTTGCTCGTGCAGATGTTCCCGTCGGTATTGTTGATGATGCCGCTGTACGTACTGCTCGACCGGCTCGGCCTGCTCAACTCCCTGCTCGGTCTGGTGCTGGTGTACGCGACGACGGCGATCCCGTTTTGCGTGTGGACGCTCAAGGGCTACTTCGACACACTGCCGCGCGAACTCGAGGAGGCGGCCCGCATCGACGGCGCGTCGTCGTGGGGCGTGTTCTTCCGCATCATTTTGCCGCTGGCGCGACCGGGAATCGCGATCACCGCGCTGTTTTCGTTCATGACGGCATGGAACGAGTTCATCTTGGCGAGCACGTTCATGACCGACGAGACCGCCTACACCCTGCCGGTACTGCTCAAGAGCACCGTCGGCGAGTACTCCGCGCACTGGGGTCACTTCGCCGCCGGCGCGGTGCTCACCAGCCTGCCGGTGATGGCGCTGTTCTACGCGCTGCAGCGCTACCTGGTCGGCGGGCTCACCGCCGGCAGCGTCAAAGGCTGACGCCGGGGGCGGTGCGCCAGCCCGTCGAACGCCGCCGCGGCGAGCGCGATCGCCGTGCCGGCCGGCGCCGCAAGCCACCACGCCAGCCCGTTTTCGTGCGCCTGCTGCAACAGTTCGCCCCACGACGCCGCCGGCGGGGGCGCGCCGAAGCCGACGAAGCCGAGCGCGGCCTCGGAGAGCACCGCCGTCGCCGCCGACAGCGCGGTCGCCACCGCGGCCGGACCGGCGGCGTGCGGCAGCGCGTGGCGGACGACCACCCTCCGTTCGCTCGCGCCAGCGGCCCGCGCCGCATCGCAGTACGGCTCCGCGAGCGCCGCCGCCAACGCCGCCCGCACGACTCGCGCCAGCGCCGCCACGCGCGGCAGCGCGACCAGCGCGATCATCGCACCGAGGCCGCCGCGGCCGATCAGACCCTGCGCCGCGACGACCACGACGATTCCGGGCACTGCTGCGACGACGTCGCAGCCGGCCATGATCGCCGCGTCGACCAGGCCGCGCCGCCACGCGGCGAACGCGCCGAGCGCGCCGCCGACCGCCAGCGCGAGGCCGGCGACGCCCAGCGCCAGCACCGCCGCGGTCCGCGCCCCGTGAATCAGGCGCGCGAGCACGTCGCGACCGCGGTCGTCGGTGCCGAGCCAGTGGTCGGCACTCGGCGGCTCGAGCACGCGCAACGCGCCGCGCGTACGCACCGTGTCCGGCGCGTACGGCACCGGCGGCCACACTGCCCAGTCGTCGCGGTCCATCGCGGCGCGCAGGTCATCGCCGGAGCGGCCCGCGAGCGCGTCGTAGTCGATCGCGTTCGGCAGCACGTACAGGCGACCATCCAGATGCAACAGCAACGGCCGATCGGACGCGAGCACGTCGGCGAGCACGGCCGTCGCGGCAAACACGACGACGACGGCGACCGCGAGCCTACGTCCCATTGCGCCCCCGTCGCTGGCGCGGATCGAGCCACCGGCGCGCCGCATCGCCCGCCGTCGCGGCCGCCGCGATGGCCGCGGCCGTAGCGACCGCCGCGCCGACCACCACCGGCGCATCGCCGCGCGCGGATGCGTCGACGATGAGGCCGCCGAGCCCGCGCACGCCGAACGCGCGTTCGACGACGACCGACGCGCCGATCAGGTAAACGAACGCGTTGACGGCGGCCGCCGACAGCGGCGCGCCGGCCGCGCGCAACGCATGGACGCCCACCAGCCGAGCCGGCGGTACGCCGCGCGCCCGCGCCGCGACCGCCCACGGCGCGTCGAGCTGGTCGCGAACCGCCGCGCGCGCGTAGCGCGCGACGGCAAACGCCGGCGCGAACGCGAGCGTGATGACCGGCAATACGGCGCCGCCGTTCGCGAGGCCGCCGGTCGGCAGCCACGCGAACGGCCTGCCGTAACACAGCGCGCGCAGCAGTGCGATCGCGA
The nucleotide sequence above comes from Deltaproteobacteria bacterium. Encoded proteins:
- a CDS encoding ABC transporter permease subunit is translated as MSRRPKPLAAAATHAALTAVTAAVLYPVALVVKKAFEPGRDFALSPSPVPRELTLDNFAALLGARGPAGELLFARYAANSAIAALATTAVGVLLACTAAYALSRHRFRGRNGALSAFLLVQMFPSVLLMMPLYVLLDRLGLLNSLLGLVLVYATTAIPFCVWTLKGYFDTLPRELEEAARIDGASSWGVFFRIILPLARPGIAITALFSFMTAWNEFILASTFMTDETAYTLPVLLKSTVGEYSAHWGHFAAGAVLTSLPVMALFYALQRYLVGGLTAGSVKG
- a CDS encoding sugar ABC transporter permease yields the protein MLVLVAVPFAIGLALGFYDHAHGQWQFVGLRNFADILSGGGRSFSDPLNFWFTLGVTVAWTAVNVALHVVIGVALALLLREPWLRARGVYRVLLILPWAIPNYITALIWSGMFQSEYGAVNAILTALGLDKVSWFSQWATAFTANVTTNTWLGFPFMMVVALGALQTIPRELYEAAEVDGATGWQRLRHITLPHLRPAMVPAISLGSIWTFNMFNVIYLVSNGRPGGSTDILVTEAYRWAFERNERYGMAAAYATLIFGVLLLWMAVGARLQRRERAP
- a CDS encoding ABC transporter permease subunit, producing MGAVAVARALSALARMTAVVVAVAVVALACVDLAPGSPAERAALAAGLLPSGDRAPPDARAAIVRQVARARGLDRPWWRRAAAYVAGLAVLDLGGSWRDGRPVRELVAPALARTLALALAALAVALAVGLAAGAVAAARGGAAARAVAAIAAVAVAVPPAWLAIALLRALCYGRPFAWLPTGGLANGGAVLPVITLAFAPAFAVARYARAAVRDQLDAPWAVAARARGVPPARLVGVHALRAAGAPLSAAAVNAFVYLIGASVVVERAFGVRGLGGLIVDASARGDAPVVVGAAVATAAAIAAAATAGDAARRWLDPRQRRGRNGT
- a CDS encoding ABC transporter permease yields the protein MRRAGGSIRASDGGAMGRRLAVAVVVVFAATAVLADVLASDRPLLLHLDGRLYVLPNAIDYDALAGRSGDDLRAAMDRDDWAVWPPVPYAPDTVRTRGALRVLEPPSADHWLGTDDRGRDVLARLIHGARTAAVLALGVAGLALAVGGALGAFAAWRRGLVDAAIMAGCDVVAAVPGIVVVVAAQGLIGRGGLGAMIALVALPRVAALARVVRAALAAALAEPYCDAARAAGASERRVVVRHALPHAAGPAAVATALSAATAVLSEAALGFVGFGAPPPAASWGELLQQAHENGLAWWLAAPAGTAIALAAAAFDGLAHRPRRQPLTLPAVSPPTR